From a region of the Pseudoxanthomonas sp. X-1 genome:
- a CDS encoding autotransporter domain-containing protein: protein MNRVYRLVFNRALGVPQVASELACRHGTGATAGGASVRRARLASLVALSLAGLAGPAAATDYTWASGWYTTFSDPTTSSSVAPPTLAAGDLLTLTSGADKLLGCAPNGPNCDGRQDLLIDSGATVAHAAGNLLFGSTGSVLTNQGTYDLQGDVSITGDNSNSGGQFDNQGELLKSAGTGTAHIGGVHFVNSGTVRVLAGTLQFDGDSQGGPEFNAGSVIDTGVAQGIVSFANGAAFSGTTTAINASLMLDGGLFWGNGAVLVGSDAWLRNSANLVGSWTLDGGTLYTNGASIVGDLEVGNGATLNLVGLIRLPGPGSIHVATGGLIGVSNGDLLGGGPVTNDGTIRKTIPGTTAFDAALTNRGRVEIDTGGLQLPDTFVNDGTVQLRNGGTLQAGDGTAVFRQSATGRVVIGDEIDDLQGNSAGTLAATTLQGGTLVVNASLDPDLRLAQMQALEVNNGDLTLRGDNSTFGGSARVDGGGSFLWVQDGALGGTVTLTNGGHLGGSGTVAGDVDAQDGALQLGWGSDSQFHIGGALRLGANSRLNAILGAPNDLPASQARLTVGGDLILDGGLALNATQDMGTGVYRLIDYGGALTDNGLDVYGLPSNLVSQVQNSIAHQVNLVVNPAGGDTSLSFWNGNTLSPTGTVVGGYGTWSAGTRTNWTNANGTESRAWNGRAAVFQANPGVVAVSGDDGEVKTTGMQFMDGEWWVSGDGQLTLDGQGGDVVVRVGDGTAAGAAWTAHIGVPLTGNATLVKTDRGRLVLSGSGSWKGDTRVEAGTLQLGSGGGPTFAGTFTVAAGATLENWTDLKMTTSDLITGPGQVINQQEARIFLQGSESFSFPGTLRNLGLIKLFDNSSLRLPGGFSNEGILQVTGGALHASDDVLDQSDEGILYLGGTIEDGPETSGQLAFRTTVHGGRVVFNHTDIKSYDLSLSQVDRVDVLAGYTSLSQDSPDFGGYAVVTGGELNVHALLGGNALVSGTGILSGDGRLSGSVAVNAGGTLSGMQGEPTLRIDGDLLLGDTAVVRASLYAPDSQALFAVGGNLTLDGALQVTDAGLFGQGVYRLFDYGGTLTDNGLDVGALPNGTSGALQTSVDKQVNLVVSGGDDQTVSFWNGTTTVPDGQVHGGSGTWVGYLTNWTNPAGTDPRTWNGLFAVFQGAAGTVTLDHSHGNVETTGLQFASSGWMLQGSALHLEGFGAEVVVRVGDGSADGAASSATIASDVRGDATLVKDDLGTLVLTGNGSWQHGTVVRNGTLQIGDGGTTGAIVGDVRNAGTLVFDRSDAVDFAGAISGAGTLAQAGGGLLRLTGDSSAFSGTTQVRAGTLEVDGALGGALAVQSGATLQVGNGGTAGVIAGNVANAGTLAFNRSDAVSFAGAIGGAGTLAQAGGGTLRLTGDSSAFSGATQVRSGTLAVDGRLGGTLAVGSGARLQGNGSVGATTVQAGATIAPGNSIGTLSVTGNYVQQAGSTYAVEIDPSGASDRIAVAGTATLQGGTVAVSKAAGTYLPGTSFDILSAAGGVSGRFDALTQDLPFVDLSLRYGANDVLLQVARNAVAFCEVAATGNQCAAGGGVESVGSGALYEAVASLPDQARARAAFDALSGEIHAETRASLLLQSAELRQALDERRTDGSGVWAQALGAWGHLSGDGNAAQVKEDHQGLAFGADLVLGEHGVLGALAGYSDGSLRNDARASSMDARGLHLGVHGGVQTGRFELRAGVTYSDYRLDSRRAVYIEGLESQRLRAGYDAQLWQGFASAKVALTPVLGAQLELAHAQARTDAFDEHGGNAALHVASGTSKTGTAGAWLVLDVPSADQRLHVDARLGLRHRFGGDAVSSMQAQFDGGARFQVLAPRTGRDAVIGRFAVDYALGRASELSLAYAATSGGGAAAHQASLRYTWRF, encoded by the coding sequence ATGAACCGTGTCTACCGGCTTGTCTTCAACCGCGCCCTGGGCGTGCCACAGGTGGCCTCCGAGCTGGCCTGCCGCCACGGGACCGGCGCGACGGCGGGGGGCGCCAGCGTGCGGCGCGCGCGGCTGGCGTCCCTGGTGGCGCTGAGCCTGGCCGGACTGGCGGGCCCGGCTGCGGCCACGGACTACACCTGGGCCTCGGGCTGGTACACCACCTTCAGCGATCCCACCACCTCCAGCAGCGTGGCGCCCCCCACCCTGGCCGCGGGCGATCTGCTCACGCTGACCAGCGGCGCCGACAAGCTGCTGGGCTGCGCGCCCAACGGACCCAACTGCGACGGACGACAGGACCTGCTGATCGACAGCGGCGCCACCGTCGCGCACGCCGCCGGCAACCTACTGTTCGGCAGCACCGGCAGCGTGCTGACCAACCAGGGCACCTATGACCTGCAGGGCGATGTGTCGATCACCGGCGACAACAGCAACAGCGGCGGTCAGTTCGACAACCAGGGTGAGCTGCTGAAGAGCGCCGGCACCGGCACGGCGCATATCGGCGGGGTGCACTTCGTCAACAGCGGCACGGTGCGGGTGCTGGCCGGCACCCTGCAGTTCGACGGCGACAGCCAGGGCGGGCCGGAATTCAACGCCGGCAGCGTGATCGATACCGGCGTCGCGCAGGGCATCGTGTCCTTCGCCAACGGCGCGGCCTTCAGCGGCACCACCACGGCCATCAATGCCAGCCTGATGCTCGATGGCGGCCTGTTCTGGGGCAACGGCGCGGTGCTCGTAGGCAGCGATGCCTGGCTGCGGAACTCGGCGAATCTGGTGGGCAGCTGGACGCTGGACGGCGGCACGCTTTACACCAATGGCGCCAGCATCGTGGGCGACCTGGAGGTCGGCAACGGCGCGACGCTGAACCTGGTCGGCCTCATCCGGCTGCCTGGCCCGGGGTCCATCCATGTCGCGACGGGCGGGCTGATCGGTGTGTCCAACGGCGATCTGCTCGGCGGCGGGCCGGTGACCAACGACGGCACGATCCGCAAGACCATCCCCGGCACCACGGCCTTCGATGCCGCGCTGACCAATCGCGGCCGCGTCGAGATCGATACCGGCGGCCTGCAGCTCCCGGACACCTTCGTCAACGACGGCACGGTGCAGCTGCGCAACGGCGGCACCCTCCAGGCGGGCGATGGCACGGCGGTGTTCCGGCAGTCGGCGACCGGGCGCGTGGTGATCGGCGATGAGATCGACGATCTTCAGGGCAACAGCGCCGGCACGCTGGCGGCCACCACGCTGCAGGGCGGCACCCTGGTGGTCAACGCCTCCCTCGACCCCGACCTGCGGCTGGCACAGATGCAGGCGCTGGAGGTCAATAACGGCGATCTGACCCTGCGTGGCGACAATTCCACCTTCGGCGGCAGCGCGCGGGTGGACGGAGGCGGCAGCTTCCTCTGGGTGCAAGACGGCGCGCTGGGAGGCACGGTGACGCTGACCAATGGCGGTCATCTGGGCGGTTCCGGCACGGTCGCGGGCGATGTGGATGCGCAGGACGGCGCCTTGCAGCTCGGCTGGGGCAGCGACAGCCAGTTCCATATCGGCGGTGCACTGCGGCTGGGCGCGAACAGCCGCCTCAACGCCATCCTCGGCGCACCGAACGACCTGCCCGCCTCGCAGGCGCGGCTCACCGTGGGCGGCGACCTGATCCTCGACGGCGGCCTGGCGCTGAACGCGACGCAGGACATGGGCACCGGCGTCTACCGTCTGATCGACTACGGCGGCGCGCTGACCGACAACGGCCTGGACGTGTACGGCCTGCCCAGCAACCTGGTCAGCCAGGTCCAGAACAGCATCGCCCACCAGGTGAATCTGGTGGTGAACCCGGCCGGCGGCGACACCTCGCTGAGCTTCTGGAACGGCAACACGCTCTCGCCCACCGGCACGGTGGTCGGCGGCTACGGCACCTGGAGCGCCGGCACGCGCACCAACTGGACCAACGCGAACGGGACCGAGTCGCGGGCGTGGAACGGACGCGCCGCGGTCTTCCAGGCCAACCCGGGGGTCGTCGCCGTGAGCGGCGACGACGGTGAGGTGAAGACCACCGGGATGCAGTTCATGGACGGGGAGTGGTGGGTATCCGGCGACGGGCAGCTGACGCTGGATGGTCAGGGCGGGGATGTGGTGGTCCGGGTGGGCGACGGCACCGCGGCCGGCGCGGCGTGGACGGCGCACATCGGAGTGCCGCTGACCGGCAACGCCACCCTGGTCAAGACCGACCGGGGCCGGCTGGTGCTCTCCGGCAGTGGCAGCTGGAAGGGGGACACGCGGGTGGAAGCCGGCACGCTGCAGCTGGGCAGCGGGGGCGGCCCCACCTTCGCGGGGACGTTCACGGTGGCAGCGGGCGCGACGCTGGAAAACTGGACCGATCTGAAGATGACCACCAGCGACCTGATCACAGGCCCCGGCCAAGTGATCAATCAGCAAGAAGCAAGGATTTTTCTGCAGGGGAGCGAGTCGTTCTCCTTCCCCGGCACCCTGCGCAATCTGGGCCTGATCAAGCTGTTCGACAACAGCTCCCTGCGCCTGCCCGGCGGCTTCAGCAACGAGGGCATCCTGCAGGTCACCGGCGGCGCGCTGCATGCATCAGATGACGTGCTTGACCAGAGCGACGAGGGCATCCTTTATCTGGGTGGCACCATCGAGGACGGTCCCGAGACCAGCGGCCAACTCGCCTTCCGCACCACCGTCCACGGCGGACGTGTGGTGTTCAATCACACCGACATCAAGAGCTACGACCTGTCCCTCTCCCAGGTGGACAGGGTGGACGTGCTGGCCGGCTACACCTCGCTGAGCCAGGACAGCCCGGACTTCGGTGGGTACGCTGTCGTCACCGGCGGCGAGCTCAACGTGCATGCGCTGCTCGGCGGCAATGCCCTGGTTTCCGGCACCGGCATCCTGAGCGGCGACGGGCGCCTGTCCGGCAGCGTGGCGGTGAATGCCGGCGGCACGCTGTCGGGCATGCAGGGCGAGCCGACGCTGCGCATCGATGGCGATCTGCTGCTGGGGGATACCGCGGTGGTGCGGGCGTCGCTGTACGCGCCGGACAGCCAGGCGCTGTTCGCCGTGGGCGGCAACCTGACGCTGGATGGCGCCCTGCAGGTCACCGATGCCGGCCTCTTCGGCCAGGGCGTGTACCGGCTGTTCGACTACGGCGGCACCCTGACGGACAACGGCCTGGACGTGGGGGCGCTACCCAATGGCACCAGCGGTGCGCTGCAGACCTCCGTCGACAAGCAGGTGAACCTGGTGGTCAGCGGCGGCGACGACCAGACCGTGAGCTTCTGGAACGGCACCACCACCGTCCCCGATGGCCAGGTGCATGGCGGCAGCGGAACCTGGGTCGGCTACCTCACCAACTGGACCAATCCGGCGGGCACCGACCCGCGCACGTGGAACGGGCTGTTCGCGGTGTTCCAGGGCGCGGCGGGCACGGTGACGCTGGATCACAGCCACGGCAACGTGGAGACCACCGGCCTGCAGTTCGCCAGCAGCGGCTGGATGCTGCAGGGTTCCGCACTGCACCTGGAGGGTTTCGGCGCAGAGGTGGTGGTGCGGGTGGGCGACGGCAGCGCGGACGGTGCGGCGTCCAGCGCCACCATCGCCAGCGACGTCCGCGGCGATGCCACGCTGGTGAAGGACGACCTGGGCACGCTGGTGCTGACCGGCAACGGCAGTTGGCAACACGGCACCGTCGTGCGCAACGGCACCCTGCAGATCGGCGACGGCGGCACCACCGGTGCGATCGTTGGCGACGTGCGCAACGCCGGGACGCTGGTGTTCGATCGCAGCGACGCGGTGGACTTCGCCGGCGCGATCAGCGGCGCCGGCACGCTGGCGCAGGCCGGCGGCGGGCTGCTGCGGCTGACGGGCGACTCGTCCGCCTTCAGCGGCACCACCCAGGTGCGCGCCGGCACGCTGGAAGTCGATGGCGCGCTGGGCGGCGCATTGGCCGTGCAGTCCGGCGCGACGCTGCAGGTGGGCAATGGCGGCACGGCCGGCGTGATCGCCGGCAATGTCGCCAACGCCGGCACGCTGGCTTTCAATCGCAGCGACGCGGTGAGTTTCGCCGGTGCGATCGGCGGCGCCGGCACGCTGGCGCAGGCCGGCGGCGGCACGCTGCGGCTGACGGGCGACTCGTCCGCCTTCAGCGGCGCTACCCAGGTGCGCAGCGGCACGCTGGCGGTCGATGGTCGCCTGGGCGGCACGCTGGCGGTCGGCTCCGGTGCGCGCCTGCAGGGCAACGGCAGCGTCGGTGCCACCACCGTGCAGGCCGGTGCGACCATCGCGCCGGGCAATTCCATCGGCACGCTGAGCGTCACCGGCAACTATGTGCAGCAGGCCGGCTCGACCTATGCGGTGGAGATCGATCCCAGCGGCGCCAGCGACCGCATCGCGGTGGCCGGCACCGCGACGCTGCAGGGCGGTACGGTGGCCGTGAGCAAGGCGGCGGGCACTTACCTGCCGGGCACGTCCTTCGACATCCTCAGCGCCGCCGGCGGCGTGAGCGGGCGCTTCGATGCGCTCACCCAGGATCTGCCCTTCGTCGACCTGTCGCTGCGTTACGGCGCCAACGATGTCCTGCTGCAGGTGGCGCGCAACGCGGTGGCGTTCTGCGAGGTTGCGGCCACCGGCAACCAGTGCGCCGCAGGCGGTGGCGTGGAAAGCGTCGGCAGCGGGGCCTTGTACGAGGCGGTAGCCAGCCTGCCGGACCAGGCCAGGGCGCGCGCCGCCTTCGACGCGCTGTCCGGCGAAATCCACGCCGAGACGCGCGCCAGCCTGCTGCTGCAGTCGGCCGAACTGCGCCAGGCGCTGGACGAGCGCCGCACCGACGGCAGCGGCGTCTGGGCGCAGGCGCTGGGCGCCTGGGGCCATCTGAGCGGCGACGGCAACGCGGCGCAGGTCAAGGAAGACCATCAGGGCCTGGCGTTCGGCGCCGACCTGGTGCTGGGCGAGCATGGCGTCCTCGGCGCGCTGGCCGGCTACAGCGACGGCAGCCTGCGCAACGACGCACGCGCCTCCTCGATGGATGCGCGCGGGCTGCATCTGGGCGTGCACGGCGGCGTGCAGACCGGTCGCTTCGAGCTGCGCGCGGGCGTGACCTACTCCGACTATCGGCTGGACAGCCGGCGCGCGGTCTACATCGAGGGTCTGGAGAGCCAGCGCCTGCGCGCCGGCTACGACGCGCAGCTGTGGCAGGGCTTCGCCAGCGCCAAAGTGGCGTTGACGCCGGTGCTGGGGGCGCAGCTGGAACTGGCGCATGCGCAGGCCCGCACCGATGCCTTCGACGAACACGGCGGCAACGCCGCCTTGCACGTGGCCAGCGGCACCAGCAAGACCGGCACCGCCGGGGCCTGGCTGGTCCTGGACGTGCCCTCGGCCGATCAGCGTCTGCACGTCGATGCGCGACTGGGTCTGCGGCACCGCTTCGGCGGCGATGCGGTCTCGTCCATGCAGGCGCAGTTCGACGGCGGCGCGCGTTTCCAGGTCCTGGCCCCGCGCACGGGCCGCGACGCGGTGATCGGGCGCTTCGCCGTGGACTATGCGCTGGGGCGCGCCAGCGAACTGTCGCTGGCGTATGCGGCGACCAGCGGCGGCGGCGCGGCGGCGCACCAGGCCAGCCTGCGCTACACCTGGCGCTTCTAG
- a CDS encoding ECF-type sigma factor, whose amino-acid sequence MGTDTVPVTELLQRARQGDAAAADAAFASVYSELKRVAHAQLRRERGGVDTTMLVHEAYLKLAGGAVVSANDRSHLLAISARAMRQVLVDQARSAHADKRGGGQAPVTLTARLGSGERAIVEVLALDELLGALHDADARAAQIVELRYFGGYEETEIAQMLDISVRTVRRDWRAARAFLLAELEK is encoded by the coding sequence ATGGGGACCGACACGGTGCCGGTGACCGAACTGCTGCAACGCGCGCGGCAAGGCGATGCGGCCGCGGCCGATGCGGCGTTCGCCAGTGTGTATTCCGAACTCAAGCGCGTCGCGCATGCGCAGCTGCGGCGCGAGCGCGGCGGCGTGGATACGACGATGCTGGTGCACGAGGCCTACCTGAAGCTGGCCGGCGGCGCGGTGGTCTCGGCCAACGATCGAAGCCACCTGCTGGCCATCTCCGCCCGCGCCATGCGCCAGGTGCTGGTGGACCAGGCGCGCTCGGCCCACGCCGACAAGCGCGGCGGCGGACAGGCCCCGGTGACGCTGACCGCGCGCCTGGGCTCGGGCGAGCGCGCGATCGTGGAAGTGCTGGCGCTGGACGAGCTGTTGGGCGCGCTGCATGACGCCGACGCGCGCGCGGCGCAGATCGTCGAACTGCGCTACTTCGGCGGCTATGAGGAGACCGAGATCGCGCAGATGCTGGACATCAGCGTGCGCACGGTGCGCCGCGACTGGCGCGCGGCCCGCGCCTTCCTGCTGGCGGAGCTGGAGAAGTGA